The Drechmeria coniospora strain ARSEF 6962 chromosome 02, whole genome shotgun sequence genome has a segment encoding these proteins:
- a CDS encoding bifunctional purine biosynthesis protein, translating to MSGSQKIAIVSVYDKTGLLDLAKGLAQQNVRILASGGTARMIRESGFPVEDVSAITKAPEMLAGRVKTLHPAVHAGILARDLESDEKDLADQNINKVDYVICNLYPFKDTVAKVNVSIPEAVEEIDIGGVTLIRAAAKNHKRVTILSDPTDYAGFLKELEQGEITETSRNRYALKAFEHTADYDAAISDFFRKEYAGAGDQFMALRYGANPHQKPAAAFTASGKLPFKVLCGSPGYINLLDSLNAWPLVKELKEALGMPAAASFKHVSPAGAAIGLPLTAEERKVYFVSDIEGIETSPLAQAYARARGADRMSSFGDIIALSDIVDVPTASIISKEVSDGVIAPGYEEAALEILKKKKGGKYLVLQMDADYKPAPAETRTVYGVSLQQHRNDVEISPKSFGTIITPKDAGALPESAARDLTVATITLKYTQSNSVCYAYNGQVIGLGAGQQSRIHCTRLAGDKADNWWMRFHERVLGIKWKKGTKRPDKSNAIDLLVSGQLPKDGAERDAFEAVFDEVPPAFTAAEREAWMKQLKNVCVSSDAFFPFIDNVFRAVKSGVKYIAAPSGSQNDGAVFETAEKLGMTFVQQNVRLFHH from the exons ATGTCTGGAAGCCAGAAGatcgccatcgtctccgTCTACGACAAGACCGGCCTCTTGGACCTGGCCAAGGGCCTCGCCCAGCAGAATGTCCGCATCCTCGCCTCGGGCGGCACCGCTCGCATGATTCGCGAGTCTGGCTTTCCCGTCGA GGATGTCAGCGCCATCACGAAGGCGCCCGAGatgctcgccggccgcgtcaAGACGCTTCATCCCGCCGTGCACGCCGGAATCCTGGCGCGTGATCTCGAGTCGGACGAGAAGGACCTCGCGGACCAGAACATCAACAAGGTGGACTATGTCATCTGCAACCTGTACCCCTTCAAGGACACGGTGGCCAAGGTCAACGTCAGCATccccgaggccgtcgaggagattgaCATTGGCGGCGTCACGCTCATCCgcgcggcggccaagaaccACAAGCGCGTGACGATCCTCAGCGACCCGACCGACTACGCCGGCTTCCTgaaggagctcgagcaggGCGAGATCACGGAGACGAGCCGCAACCGATACGCCCTCAAGGCCTTTGAGCACACGGCCGACTACGACGCCGCCATCTCGGATTTCTTCCGCAAGGAatacgccggcgccggcgaccaGTTCATGGCCCTCCGCTACGGCGCGAACCCTCACCAgaagcccgccgccgccttcacGGCCTCGGGGAAGCTCCCCTTCAAGGTGCTCTGCGGCTCCCCCGGGTACATCAACCTGCTCGACTCCCTCAACGCCTGGCCGCTCGtcaaggagctcaaggaggCGCTCGgcatgcccgccgccgcgagcttCAAGCACGTCtcgcccgccggcgccgccatcggcctgcccctgacggccgaggagcgcaAGGTGTACTTTGTCAGCGACATCGAGGGCATCGAGACGTCCCCCCTGGCCCAGGCGTACGCCCGCGCCCGCGGCGCCGACCGCATGAGCAGCTTCGGCGACATCATCGCCCTCAGcgacatcgtcgacgtgcccACGGCGAGCATCATCTCCAAGGAGGTGTCGGACGGCGTCATCGCTCCCGGCTACGAGGAGGCGGCTCTCGAGATTctcaagaagaagaagggcggCAAGTACCTCGTCCTCCAGATGGACGCCGACTacaagccggcgccggccgagacgcGGACCGTGTACGGCGTCAGCCTCCAGCAGCACCGCAACGACGTGGAAATCTCGCCCAAATCCTTCGGCACCATCATCACGCCCAAGGACGCGGGGGCCCTGCCCGAGAGCGCCGCCCGCGACCTCACCGTCGCGACGATCACGCTCAAGTACACGCAGAGCAACTCGGTCTGCTACGCCTACAACGGCCAggtcatcggcctcggcgccggccagcaGTCCCGGATCCACTGCACCCGtctcgccggcgacaaggccgaCAACTGGTGGATGCGCTTCCACGAgcgcgtcctcggcatcaAGTGGAAGAAGGGCACGAAGCGGCCCGACAAGAGCAACGCCATCGACCTGCTCGTCAGCGGCCAGCTGCccaaggacggcgccgagaggGACGCTTTCGAGGCCGTCTTCGACGAGGTTCCTCCCGCCTTcacggccgccgagcgcgaGGCGTGGATGAAGCAGCTGAAGAACGTCTGCGTATCGAGCGATGCCTTT TTCCCCTTCATCGACAACGTCTTCCGTGCCGTCAAGTCGGGCGTCAAGTACATTGCCGCTCCCAGCGGTAGCCAgaacgacggcgccgtcttcgagacggccgagaagctcggcATGACGTTTGTGCAGCAGAACGTTCGCCTCTTCCACCACTAG
- a CDS encoding DUF1275 domain protein — MSSSTTTTGHPVPTSPVEPTAECKSMDEPPSSALSRKARLVHHFSQDVRSSTFAELQLAILTFCTGMQDATTFPDYHCFASNQTGNTVFLTLALILPHLNGDAFITSNIGMALGMFLGAGWLTGQLSHLIGARKRWWLVLCNLIQSLVVLGAAAVQYRHGTADRGPAALAVVGMLAFAAGSQVVQSRSLAMTEISTAMATAAWVDLMIDQKLFVRKNRPRTRRVVFLLALVAGALVGALVYREVGSATAIAMSGAGKVLVTILFIFTPSQKEETQDPSPA, encoded by the exons atgtcgtcgtccaccaccaccaccggccACCCGGTGCCCACCTCGCCCGTAgagccgacggcggagtGCAAGTCGATGGATGAAccaccgtcctcggccttgtcCAGGAAAGCTCGCCTTGTCCATCATTTCTCTCAAGATGTTCGATCATCCACCTTTGCGGAACTGCAGCTTGCCATCTTAACCTTCTGCACCGGCATGCAAG ATGCCACCACCTTCCCCGACTATCATTGCTTCGCCTCCAACCAGACGGGAAACACCGTCTTTCTCACCTTGGCCCTCATACTTCCCCATCTCAACGGCGACGCCTTCATCACGTCCAACATCGGCATGGCCCTCGGCATGTTCCTCGGAGCCGGCTGGCTCACCGGCCAGCTGAGCCATCTCATTGGAGCTCGGAAACGATGGTGGCTGGTGCTCTGCAACTTGATCCAAagcctcgtcgtcttgggtgccgccgccgtgcagTATCGCCACGGCACCGCCGACAGAGGCCCGGcggcgctcgccgtcgtcggcatgctcgcctttgccgccggcaGCCAGGTCGTTCAGTCGCGAAGCCTCGCCATGACGGAGATTAGCAccgccatggcgacggccgcttGGGTCGACTTGATGATCGACCAGAAGCTCTTTGTGCGGAAGAACCGGCCACGGACTCGAcgcgtcgtcttcctcctcgccttggttgccggcgccctcgtcggtgccCTGGTCTACAGGGAGGTGggttcggcgacggccattgCCATGTCGGGAGCCGGAAAGGTCCTCGTCACCATTCTCTTCATCTTCACCCCTTCGCAAAAGGAGGAGACGCAGGATCCGTCGCCCGCATGA